The DNA sequence ATTCCGGAGAAGTCGGACGAGGACGGGCTGATCGTCGCCCGGGGCGAGCGCGTCTACGCGGTGCTCAACCTCTACCCGTACAACGGCGGGCACCTGATGGTCGTCCCGTTCCGGCATGTCGCCGACTACACGGAGCTCGACGCGGCGGAGACGGCCGAGCTGGCCGACTTCACCAAGCGGGCGATGCGGGCGCTGCGCGAGGCGTCCGGGGCGCACGGGTTCAACATCGGGATGAACCAGGGGGGCGTCGCGGGGGCGGGGATCGCCGCGCACCTGCACCAGCACGTCGTCCCCCGTTGGGGCGGGGACACCAATTTCCTGCCGGTCATCGGCCACACCAAGGTGCTGCCCCAACTCCTCGCCGACACGCGGAAGATGCTGGCCGACGCCTGGCCGGAGGCGTAGCCGCCGGGGTGCCGGCCGGGGGTGCGGCGGGGACACGCGCCGGCCCCATGAGTCGGAAATCACCACAAAACCGTACAAAAAGGCTCTAATGGTGCGGTGACCTTCCCGCATCGCCGTACCCTGCTGCGCGCAGCCGCGAGCGGTGTCCTCGCCGGACTGGCGGGGGCACCGCTCGTCGGCTGTGACGAGGAGCGCCGTTCCGCCGCCGGGGCGCGGGCGTCCGAAGGGGCGGCGCCGCCGGGGTCCGTCGCCCGTCCGCCCGCCCTGCCGCCGCTGCCGGCCGGACTGCCCGCGCAGATCGAGAACGGGCCGCGCGACCGCAAGGCCGTCGCCCTCACCTTCCACGGCCGGGGCGACGCGGGCACCGCGACCGGCTGCCTGGCCGAGGCCGAACGGGCGGGGGCGCGGGTGACCGTGCTGGCGGTGGGGGACTGGCTGGACGCCCAGCCGCGCCTGGCCCGCCGGGTGCTGGACGGCGGGCATGAACTCGGCAACCACACCATGCGCCACCTGGACATCTGCTCGATGAGCGCCACGGCCGCGTACGCCGAGATCACCGAGTGCGCGGAGCGGCTGCGCCGGCTGACCGGCGGTATCGGGCGCTGGTTCCGGCCGTCGAAGACGCGGCTCGCCACCGAGCAGGTGGTGGCGCTGGCGCGCAGGGCGGGGTACCCGCACCTTCTGTCGTACGACGTCGACTCCCTCGACTTCACCGATCCGGGCGCGGCGGCCGTCGAGCGCGCCGTCCTGGACGGGGTGCGTCCGGGGTCGGTGGTGAGTCTGCACTTCGGGCACGCCGGCACGGTGGCCGCGCTGCCCGCGATCCTCGACGGCCTGCACCGCCGCGGTCTGCGTGCGGTGACGACTTCGGAGCTGCTGACCTGATGATCCAGTTCTCGCACGTCCGTCCCCGTCTCCGTCCTCTTCTCCGCCCCGGTGACCGTCCCCGCCCGCGCCGGCTGCCGCGCGGGCTCCGCAGGATCGCGGTGCTCACCGCCGGCGGGGTGCTGCTGGCCGCGGCCGGCTGCGGCGGCGGCAGCAGCGACGAGGCCGCCGGGCGCCGTCCGCACCACGAGCAGCAGCGGCAGGGCGCGGCGCGCGGGGTGCCGCAGGGGCTGCCGGGGATGCCGCCGTTGCTGGACCCGAACGACGTGTACGCGGCGGACCGGCCGAACGCGCTGTCCCCGGTGGTGAAGGACTTCCCGTCCCGGGTGTACGTGCCGAACACGGAGTCGGACACGGTCAGCGTCATCGACCCCACGACGTACAAGGTGATCGAGACGATCCCGGTGGGGTCGCAGCCGCAGCACGTGGTGCCGTCGTGGGACCTGAAGACGCTGTGGGTCAACAACGACCGGGGGCACACGCTGACGCCGATCGACCCGGCGACGGGCCGGGCGGGCAAGACCGTGCCGGTGCACGACCCGTACAACCTCTACTTCACGCCGGACGGCAAGTACGCGGTGGTGATGGCGTCGATGGACCGGGAGCTGGTGTTCCGGGACGCGCACACCATGAAGCGGAAGAAGACGGTTCCGGTGAGCTGCCTGGGCGTCAACCACGCGGACTTCTCGCCGGACGGGCGGTACTTCATCGTCTCCTGCGAGTTCTCGGGCGAGCTGCTGAAGGTCGACACGGAGAAGATGAAGGTCATCGGGCAGCAGAAGCTGCCGTTCGACGGGGCGATGCCGCAGGACGTGAAGATCGCCTCGGACGGGCGGACCTGGTACGTCGCCGACATGATGGCCGACGGGCTGTGGGTGCTGGACGGGGACAAGTTCACCGAGCCGTGGCTGATGCCCACCGGCAAGGGAGCGCACGGCCTCTATGTGAGCCGGGACTCCAAGTCGATGTACATCTCCAACCGGGGCGAGGGCTCGATCTCCGTGCTCGACCTGAAGAGCCGCAAGCTGGTGCACAAGTGGGAGCTGCCGGACGGCGGCAGCCCGGACATGGGCGGGGTGTCGGCGGACGGCAAGGTGCTCTGGCTGTCCGGGCGGTACAACAGCGAGGTGTACGCGATCGACACCACGGACGGGCACCAGATCGCGCGCATCCCCGTGGGCGCGGGGCCGCACGGGCTCGCCGTCTACCCGCAGCCCGGGCGGTACTCGCTGGGGCACACCGGGATCTTCCGGTGAGCCCTACCGCGTCCGACTACGCGTTGTAGACGTCGGCCTGACGGGGTGACAGGTCCTGGACGGCGCCGCTGAGGTTGCCGGCGCGGCTGCTGAAGCGCTCGGTGTTCACCCCGTGTTCGGCGAGGAAGCGCACGGCGGTCTCGTGCACCACGCGGAGGACGGGGGTGGCGGCCCGCAGGGCGTCGTCGGCCATGAAGCGGTGGCGCCAGGGCTTGTCGGCCCAGGCGTGCCGCAGGCCGAAGGGCTCGGGGAGGACGAGCTTGCCGCCCCAGTACTCCAGCAGCGGCGGGTACCAGGTCAGGGGGGCGCGGGCGGCCAGCCGGACGACCTCGCGGGCCTCGACGACGGGGAGTTGGCGCTCCCAGGTCTCCCAGAACTTGAGGCCCTTGCGGAAGGTCTTGGTGCGGTTCTTCGGCTTCCCGTTGAAGACCGGGTGGATCGGGCCGAGGGCGTGGCCGGTGACCTCGATGCGCAGCGTCTTGTGCAGGACGGTCACGTTGATGAGCAGGGTGATGACCAACTGGCCGTCCCAGAGGACGAACTGGACGCCGAGGTAGTGGCGGTCGCCGCTGCCGAAGTGCTGCTCGTTGCAGATCTTCTGGAGGGCGGCGCCCCTTATCTGGAAGGAGGCGTCCGCACCGGCGGGCCGGGAGACGGCGCCGGCGCCCTCGCCGATGGGGGAGACCACCCAGTGCTCGACGAAGGGCGGGGTCAGGCCGCCGGTGTTGATGGGGGTGCGTTCGAGCAGGCGCAGCTGGTCGTGGACGGCGCGCATGATGTCCCAGCTGCGGAAGGGGTGGATCTCCTTGTCGGGGTCGGCGGGGGCCAGTTCCTCGGCGAGCTGCCAGCTGCCCCAGCGGGTGCCCATGCCGAGTATGCCCTTGGGGCCGGCGTAGAAGACGACGTTGCTCTTCTGCTCGGCGGAGAGGCGCTCCAGGTTCTGCCGGAGCTGTTCGGCGGCGCTCTCGCCGGGGTTCTTGGGGACGGCCTCGGGGATCTTGGCGCCGATGCCGCCGCCGTCCAGCAGGCCGGTCCAGCGGCCGCGGAGGTCCTTGGCGGTGCGTTCGCAGATGGTCTTGGCCCAGGCCCAGCCGATGATGGGGGCGACCATCATGGCGCGGAGGTAGACGCCGAGGAAGCCGTGGAAGGGCATCTTGACCATGAGGACGGCGCCGAGGACGGCGAGGACCAGCAGGAGCGCGG is a window from the Streptomyces mobaraensis genome containing:
- a CDS encoding HIT family protein codes for the protein MLLTMTSEPEQQIGVGSPDAFQRLWTPHRMAYIQGENKPSGPGAGDGCPFCSIPEKSDEDGLIVARGERVYAVLNLYPYNGGHLMVVPFRHVADYTELDAAETAELADFTKRAMRALREASGAHGFNIGMNQGGVAGAGIAAHLHQHVVPRWGGDTNFLPVIGHTKVLPQLLADTRKMLADAWPEA
- a CDS encoding polysaccharide deacetylase family protein; the protein is MTFPHRRTLLRAAASGVLAGLAGAPLVGCDEERRSAAGARASEGAAPPGSVARPPALPPLPAGLPAQIENGPRDRKAVALTFHGRGDAGTATGCLAEAERAGARVTVLAVGDWLDAQPRLARRVLDGGHELGNHTMRHLDICSMSATAAYAEITECAERLRRLTGGIGRWFRPSKTRLATEQVVALARRAGYPHLLSYDVDSLDFTDPGAAAVERAVLDGVRPGSVVSLHFGHAGTVAALPAILDGLHRRGLRAVTTSELLT
- a CDS encoding YVTN family beta-propeller repeat protein, translated to MIQFSHVRPRLRPLLRPGDRPRPRRLPRGLRRIAVLTAGGVLLAAAGCGGGSSDEAAGRRPHHEQQRQGAARGVPQGLPGMPPLLDPNDVYAADRPNALSPVVKDFPSRVYVPNTESDTVSVIDPTTYKVIETIPVGSQPQHVVPSWDLKTLWVNNDRGHTLTPIDPATGRAGKTVPVHDPYNLYFTPDGKYAVVMASMDRELVFRDAHTMKRKKTVPVSCLGVNHADFSPDGRYFIVSCEFSGELLKVDTEKMKVIGQQKLPFDGAMPQDVKIASDGRTWYVADMMADGLWVLDGDKFTEPWLMPTGKGAHGLYVSRDSKSMYISNRGEGSISVLDLKSRKLVHKWELPDGGSPDMGGVSADGKVLWLSGRYNSEVYAIDTTDGHQIARIPVGAGPHGLAVYPQPGRYSLGHTGIFR